Proteins encoded together in one Quercus lobata isolate SW786 chromosome 3, ValleyOak3.0 Primary Assembly, whole genome shotgun sequence window:
- the LOC115979494 gene encoding putative expansin-B2 codes for MAFVSFSLFTLLVLFSLLLNPTSAFNPKLLNVSKLQSSTSWSPAGATWYGSSTGAGSDGGACGYGTAVDQAPFSSMVSAGGPSLFNSGKGCGACYRVKCTANQACSGNPVTVVITDECAGCVAESVHFDLSGTAFGAMAISGQEDQLRNAGVLQIQYRRVQCNYPGVSIAFHVDSGSNPYYFASLIEYEDGDGDVSAVDLKQELDSSTWHSMQQSWGAIWKLNSGSPLQAPFSIRLTSAVSGHTIVANNVIPAGWQPGQTYRSVINFKS; via the exons ATGGCTTTtgtttcattctctctctttactCTTCTAgtcctcttttctcttttactaAATCCAACTTCTGCCTTCAACCCCAAGCTGCTTAATGTCTCTAAGCTTCAATCTAGCACTAGTTGGTCACCTGCGGGTGCAACCTGGTATGGAAGCTCCACAGGTGCCGGGAGTGATG GGGGTGCTTGTGGATATGGAACTGCCGTAGACCAAGCACCATTCTCTTCAATGGTGTCTGCTGGAGGCCCTTCTTTATTCAATTCAGGCAAAGGATGTGGAGCTTGTTATCGG GTGAAGTGTACGGCGAATCAGGCATGCTCGGGGAATCCGGTGACTGTCGTTATCACTGATGAGTGCGCTGGATGTGTCGCAGAGTCTGTTCATTTTGATTTAAGCGGTACCGCCTTTGGAGCCATGGCAATTTCTGGTCAAGAAGATCAACTACGCAACGCTGGAGTCTTGCAAATTCAATATAGAAG AGTTCAGTGCAACTATCCAGGTGTGTCCATAGCCTTTCACGTTGATTCTGGCTCCAACCCCTATTACTTTGCTTCCCTAATTGAATAtgaagatggagatggagaCGTATCTGCAGTTGACCTTAAACAGGAACTTGACTCGAGCACATGGCATTCCATGCAGCAATCATGGGGTGCAATTTGGAAACTTAATTCAGGCTCACCATTGCAAGCTCCTTTCTCCATCCGCTTGACCTCGGCCGTGTCCGGACACACTATTGTAGCTAACAATGTCATTCCAGCTGGTTGGCAACCAGGCCAAACTTATCGATCAGTCATCAACTTCAAATCCTAA